Below is a window of Paraburkholderia azotifigens DNA.
GCATGCCCGGTTCGATGAGCGGGGTGTGGAAACTGGGTTAAGGCGAGGTTACTCGGGCACCGCCAGACGAAAGGGGCGGCAACAGACAAACCGAACCTACCGCTACCGCGCCACATCTCGACTCTACCGTACACGGTTCGACGGGCGACGCTCCACCGGGGAGCTTGCGCGCGACGGGACGACCGGCAAGCCGCGGCCAGGAAGATACCTTCGTCAGATGCGTCGCTAGGACATTGAGACGGTAGCTCGACTCAGCAACGGGTCATTCGATTGTCTAGCGCTTGGCGACGCCGCTGCTTCCACCGCCGTCACTACAGCCGGCGAGCAATGCAACAATCAGCGCCGCGCAAATGCGGCGTGGGCAGTCATGGGCCTCATGGGTCATCCCCACAATCATTGATGCCAGGACTCTTTCCGTTGACGCGACGGTTGTATCTTCCAGGCCACGCACAGGCAGACAAGCGTCGGATGCCTGCAGTGATGTAGCCCGACTCTTCTTGCGAGGTTGCTACATAAATTGAAAGCCCGATGCCGGATTGGATGTGGCCGCAATCGTCGCGACGATTGTCGATGATCGCAATGCCACGGTGACCTGTCGCACAGGGAGAGCCCACTCTTCCACCGGAGTTTACTTACTTGGCGGCCAGTCGATGGCGTAGTGTAAATGTACAGACCACGGTCGTAATAACCGCCGGAAAAACCGTCATCATGCACCCGGTGACGTGCACCGTCACAAAGCCCGATTACGCCCACACACCCAACATTCACTAAACGTCGTTTGGGAAAGCGCATGGAGAGATAGTTGGGAGGATTCAATCCTCAAGCAGAAATCCATTCCTCGAAACTCTGCCGGGTCTGCTTCGCGATTTCGAACTGCATCGGTCGTTGAGTCAAGTCTCGTTCGAATCGCCGAGATTTCACGAAGCTTCAATGTCAACCTACTTTCCAACGGTCGGCAGGACCGTGTGTGCGGGGCGAGTTCGAGGGCAGAATTCTTCGGATGGCATTCGCGGCAAATCAGTCAGGCACGCAGATGAGCCGGGCATGCCGGCGGTTTCTGTCGCGTCAGAGTGTCATAACCCGGGGCGTCCCGGTCGACCGGGAAGCCCTATCGACGAAAGTACGTCTCGGGCCTGCGAGAAGCCTCTCTCGGGATAGCGCTCAAAAATGCGGTTGAACTCTGCGATGAGTCGTCGCGCCCGCTCTGGCATCGGAGCGTCGGAATCCACCGTCAACGCGGTCTGTCCGAACCTCACCGGTCCGGCTTTGAGCATGGCGATCAACGCGGCCTTCGCGCCGCCGCCCTGAAACAGTTCGACGCCGTACGAACGGATCAGGGCACGCACGATTGCTTCGGCAGCGGGCGTAAGTGGCGGCATGGCCTCAACGAGACGCAGTTGCGGTGAACGTGCGTCCGACGCGGTGAAGCGCCCGATATTGTCGACATCGGCTTTCAGGCGCTGCACCGGCAAATTTACGCTGAAGAGCAGGAACTTGATGCGTTCATAAAGCTCGGTTTCCAGCGGGGCGATGATTCCAATGTCTGTCATTTCTTTTTCCCTCGTGCTGACGTGAGCCAGGATGCAGTGCAATTCGACGCTGCATGCTGGCCGCCGCTAGATCCGCCGGACGTACCGTTCGGACACGACTGAACGTTGCTGAATCCATGCAATAGCGAGTTCCAGCGCTTCATTGCGCGCCTCCTGCGCGTAGCAGAAATCTCCATCGACGCCGAGCGTACGTGTCTCGCCGGCCCGGTCGGTGACAACGGCCGCGGCTGCATAGCGTCCGGTCGGGCCAAGGATTACGACTGGCCGTACCTCACACCCGTGATACTCCAGAACTTTCTCCGTGTGCATACAACACCTCCGGCAAGGTATGGCGCCGCGACCGGAGCTCGCGTGCGACGCCTGACTGGCGGGGCAGTCCTGTGTTGCGATCGCGCGACCACTCATCCCGTTCGTCCCGGCATTACGATGCCCGTTGTGCGCGCGCCCGGCGCACGCGTCGTCTTCGGGCGTTTCCGACTTTCGTTGCCGTGCCGACCTCCGGACGTGTCGTCCGGGTGCAGCGCGTCGAGGAACGTTCTGCCCTTTCCGGTCAGGTGCGCGCGGCGCGCGCCCGAGGGGCAATGTTCCAGCATGACCAGCTGGCGTTCGAGCAGCGCGTCAAGCTCGGCGCGATGCATGTCGAGCTGGTCCGGCGCCTGACGGACCAGCATAAGGGTCGCAAATTCGTGCGGAGTGAGCATTTCCGTCTCCCGTAGAACAGGGCCCGGATAACACGGGCGCGGTACAGAAAAAGGACGCATAGTGTAGGCCGTACAAGGGCCGTGCCGTCGGGCAGCGTGGCGCTTTCGTGCGAGCAGGTGCCCGGGCGAAGCCAGGTCCTCGAGCCAAGTGGTCACTGCCGGGGCGATTGCCTGGCCCGGCGAAAACGCCGTGCTGCCGACACTGTCGTCGGCGTTATCGATGTGGGGGCGGGTGGAGGAGGCGCTGCGCGTCTCGCCTAGGCCCCGCGGTGGCACGCCAAGACATTGGCTTTTCGACCGTGCAGGCGATCGAAGTCGCTGCGCAGGTCGGTGCTAAATAAAAGGTCATGACTGGCTCCCTCAAGCCACTGAGGCTACTTAAGCCGGGGTCTCTCACGACGACGAACCGGACCACGCGCTCCAGTCCGCCCGTCGGTAGAGAAGCTCCGCCGGCAAACAGATCGAAACACGCAGCGCTTATCGCGACTGCCTGAGCGATGCATAAAATAGCGCAAGCAACGGAAAATTCAAGAGGCTCTGCAACATGTCTCACGGGAGGCTTTATGGACCTTTTCGCTACGCTTCATGACCAGATCAAGAGCGTGCGCCTGCCGCTCTTTGCCGTCACAGTCACGGTGGCGGCTCGGGTGAATACGCCACTCGTTGCAATACTTCACTGGCACGGTTTCCGGCGCGCGACTCCGCTCGTACTGCCTGGCGTCGACATACCGCCAAGGCCGGTTCCCGGCTCGGCGCTCCAGCTTGACACGTCGTGGCGGAGCTTCGAGACCGTAGATGCCATCCTGCTCGACGCCGCATGGCAATTCGGCGCCTGGGACCTTGAACGCGTCGAGCGGCGTGGCTGCGACGTGATTGGCGCAAGCGCAAGCGAAGCGCTCGCATGCCGTCAGGCGTTTGGTGACTATGGAGAAGATGTGGCGCGTGGCCCGCAGCTCCTTGCCGACGACACCGACCGCTTCGAACTGATGCGGCTTGCTGCCCGCAAAGGCTACCTTCGCTGGCTGTTCAGGCCGATCAAGGGCGGCCTGTGGAGCGCCCTCGAGGAACCGGACGACACGCTCGAGGCCGACGGCGGACGCCGGCCACCGTGCCCCGTGCCGGCTGCGCCGCGTCGCGGTGACGGACACGGGCGGACTGTTTATCGCCTTGGTGCCGTCAATCACATCATCCTGTCACGCTGAAACTTTTTGTTACAAACTGTGCAGTTTTCGCCCTCTTGAAGAGCGTGTCGGCCGCCTCTATTTCGCTTTCCGCCAGTCACTGGCACGGCTGCCCTGCGGCGCTTCGCGCGGCGTCGCCTGGTAGCCGGATTCCCTTATTGGTGATCCTTTATCGCTCAGGAGATGGAAATGCAGATTCGTCCCCTCTACGACCGGGTTATCGTCAAGCGAATCGAGACGCAGCGGACGACAGCCTCGGGCATCGTGATTCCGGACTCAGCCGCCGAGAAACCCGAACAGGGTGAAGTCGTTGCGGTCGGCAGCGGCCGCCTGTTGCAGGATGGAACGCTGCGCGCGCTACAGCTGAAAGTCGGGGACCAGGTTTTATTCGGCAAATACGCAGGCCAGACTGTCAAGGTCGATGGCGAAGAACTGCTTGTCATGCGTGAGGAAGACGTCATGGGCGTCCTCGAAGCCGATACGGTCGCCCGCAAGGCGGCCTGAAAGCTTGGTCCGTAGCGGACACAGTCCGCTACACCTTAACGACTTTTATCTGGAGCAGCAAAATGAGTGCAAAAGACGTCAGGTTCCATGACAGCGCCCGCACCCGTATCGTCAAGGGCGTGAATGTCCTCGCAGACGCCGTGAAAGTCACGCTCGGACCGAAAGGCCGCAATGTTCTGCTTGAGCGCAGCTTCGGCGCGCCGACCATTACCAAAGATGGTGTCTCGGTTGCGAAGGAAATCGAGCTGAAGGACCGCTTCGAAAACATGGGCGCACAGATCGTGAAGCAGGTCGCATCGAAGACTGCAGACGTGGCGGGCGATGGTACGACCACTGCAACTGTGCTCGCACAGGCGATCGTGCAGGAAGGGATGAAGCATGTGGCCGCTGGGCTCAATCCGATGGATCTGAAGCGCGGTATCGACAAGGCGGTAAGCGCCGTACTGGATGAACTGCGCAAGCAGTCGAAGAAGATTTCGACGAATCGGGAGATTGCGCAGGTAGGTTCTATTTCGGCCAACTCCGATGAGGCGATCGGCAAGATCATCGCCGACGCAATGGAGAAGGTCGGCAAGGAAGGCGTCATCACGGTCGAGGACGGCAAGTCGCTTGAGAACGAACTCGATGTGGTTGAGGGCATGCAGTTCGATCGCGGCTACATCAGCCCGTATTTCATCAACGATCCCGACAGGCAGGCCGCGTATCTCGACGACGCCCTGATCCTGCTGCACGACAAGAAGATCTCGAACATCCGTGATCTGCTTCCCGTGCTCGAAGCGACATCCAAGGCGGGCAAGCCCCTGCTGATCGTAGCAGAAGATATCGACGGCGAGGCGCTGGCCACGCTCGTGGTGAACGCGATGCGCGGCATCCTCAAGGTCGCCGCCGTCAAGGCACCGGGCTTCGGCGACAGGCGCAAGGCGATACTGGAAGATATTGCCATCCTGACTGGCGGCGCCGTCATTTCGGAAGAAACGGGCAAACAGCTCGAGAAGGCAACGCTCGAAGATCTCGGTCGCGCAAAGCGCGTCGAAGTGCGCAAGGACGACACGATCATCATCGATGGCGCGGGCGACGCAAAGCGCATTGAAGCACGCGTGAAATCGATCCGCGTGCAGATCGACGAGGCGACGAGCGACTATGACCGTGAGAGGCTGCAGGAACGCGTGGCCAAGCTGGCGGGCGGCGTGGCCGTTATCAAGGTCGGCGCAGCAACCGAAGTCGAGATGAAGGAGAAAAAGGACCGTGTTGACGACGCGCTGCATGCCACGCGCGCGGCGGTCGAGGAAGGCATCGTGCCCGGCGGTGGCGTGGCGCTGCTGCGTGCGCGAGCGGCGGTGAGCAGCCTGCAGGGCGCCAACAGCGATCAGGATGCGGGCATCCAGATCGTGCTGCGCGCGCTCGAAGCGCCATTGCGAGTCATCGCATCAAACGCTGGCGACGAACCCTCGGTGGTGATTGCGAAGGTGCTCGAAGGCAAGGGCAATTTTGGCTACAACGCGGCCACGGGCGAATACGGCGATCTTGTCGAGGCGGGCGTGGTCGACCCCACGAAGGTCGCGCGCACGGCGCTTCAGAACGCCGCGTCGATAGCCGGGCTGATCCTGACGACGGATGCAACCGTCGCTGACGCCCCGAAGGACGAAAAGCCTGCGCCTGCCGCACCGGAGCTCGAGTATTGATGAAGTCGTAAGGTACTACTGCGAGCGCCTGTCGGGCAGCCGCCGCGACGGGCGCACTCCCTTTCGGCGCTGCCACCGTCTCCGTCATGCGGCGCCGCTTTTCCCTCGGGCCGGATATGAAGCTGCAACTTCTGATTGACTCGAAGCCGCTGGACATTGAGATCGACGACGTCGTCGCGGGACTGCTTGCCGTGCGGCTTGACCTGCCCGCCAACGCGGACCAGCAGGCTGCGCTCGCCCGTTACCTGAGCGAAAAGGGCGCGCCATGGATCCTCGACGAGGATCATATGCGCAGGCGCATTCTTCGCCGCCTCATTCTGGACATCGCCGATCCGGCGCTGATCATCCGCCATCTGATGACTGAAGAATGAACGGCGGCGACGCGCAGTGGCGCGGTGTTATCAGGTGTGCATGTCACGACCAACGTCCTGCTGACCCGCAAAACAGATATCAGGATGTCCCGCGCTTCCCGCTCGCCCTGCTCGCCAAAAACGCTTCCTGCCGGCGTGCTCGGTAGGGACTACCTCAAGTATTCGCAACTCTCGATTCCCGATGAGCTTCTCGCCAGGGCGTTCCTCGACGACGCAGCGTTGGAGGAAGCAATGGCCGCCATCCGTCGCGGGTCAATGCGCGGAGAGCGGCCGGCGATGAAGGTCTTCTTTGATGGCTGCAAGTTCTGGCTCGCCAGTCACTTTCACCGCTACGACGTCGCCCGCAAGCTCGGCGCCCGTCATCAGGAATTCTGGTGTGAAATCCAACCAGGCTCGAAGGGGACGCTTTGCAGTATGTGTCGACGAGCGCCGCTAGTGGCATGCGGTCGCGTTGCGACCACTCCTGCCCGGCTGGGTGACTGGCTCCGATGGCGGAGCCATGGTATCGGGAGACTTCGCCCTGTCATGCCCGCCTGTCCTGTCCTTGCGCACGAATCTGAACGGGTTCGACTTTTGCAGATCGATATCCATGGTTTTCTCCGTTCCAGGACCCGACCTGTTTTGTGCAAGCCCTCCGCTGTCGCCAGCGCACGTGCGGACGGAGCGCCAAAAACGCCACGATCGACGAGTTTCACGACGTACTCGAACGCAGCCCGCCGTGCTTCATCCGCGCTCGACCGGCGCTCGCCGAAGCGCGGTAGATGTCAGTCGGCCAGTACAGTACCTCCCGTTTCGACGCGCCCGACGGCGACCTGGCCGTCGGGCGATGATGTGCTCGACACGATGTGCCGCACAGGGACCGTGCAGATAAGGACCTCAAACCCTTTCCCACGAATGGCATGTTTCTTCAGACATCGAACCTCCCATTTCAGGCTGGTGTGGTGGCCGCGCCAGGCTGCCACCACCCAAAACCGTTCGGCCGCTGGCATATCAGCCGGTTTTGACTTCGATGCGCCGTGGGCGCGCGTCCTCGCGACGCGGGATCGTCAACTTCAGAACGCCGTCCTGCAGGCTCGCCTCGATCTTCGACGTGTCGAAGTCGGGTACCAGCGTGAAAGTGCGGGCGAAGCGCGGTTCGCGCACTTCGGCATGCTGCAGGCGCAAATTGGCGGGCGTCGGCACGACTGCTTCAGCCTCGATCGAGAGGCTGCCGTCGTGCACCCGCACATCCAGCTTGTCTCTGGTGACGCCGGGCAAATCGGCCCATAGCGTGACGCCCTGGCCATCCTCAAAGATGTCGACGGCCGGCGTAATCGTCATGCGACGGGTGGACTGTTCGCCGTCCCGGCGCGCGGGCGCGGACAGGTCGCGTCGCGTGACTTCGGTAGTGTCGTTCATGACGGGCTCCCGTGGTTACCGGACGGAAATGGCGCGTGGCTTGGACGATTCGCGCTTGCCGACAGTGATCATCAGGCAACCGTTTTCATAACGGGCCTGCACCTTGTCGGGGTCCGCCGTCTGCGGCAGTTCGATGACGCGCCGGAAGGCACCGGTGAAGCGCTCCTGCGCATAGACGCGGGTGTCATCGCTTAAGTCCTGCCGGGACGGTTTGCGCTCGCCGCTGATGCTCAGCACGCCCTTGTCGATTGACACGTCGAGCCCGGCGGCGTCGACGCCCGGCGCGAAGGCAACGATCTCGATGGAGTCGTCGGTCGCACCGATATTGATGGCTGGGAAGGTGCCAAAGCGGCTCGCGCGGAGGCTGGACGGGAAGGTGTTGAACAGACCGGCCATCTGCCGCTGCAGCCGGTCGAATTCGCTGAAAAGGTCGGTGCCGGAATTGAGATCGCTCATGATGTTTTCCTCCTCGAATCACGCATGGAGGCGAACGGGCCTACGCGCTCCAGTTCGCCTGCCAGCGTCGGCAAACAAATCGAAACACGCAGCGCGCGGCGTCTAGGACAACCAGGGGCCGCGCGTCTGCCTGAGCGAAACCTAAGATAGGTCCTCCAACGAATTTTGCAAGGGGCTCGAGCTTGAAAATTTCTGAGCCGCTCCTATCATCGCCGACGAGGCATTTGAGGAAAGGAGGACGATCATGGAATTCGATACAGACTGGTTGACGCTGGGCCCGCACCGCGTGCGGCTGCGCTCCACCAAGGGCTTTCCCACGGAGGCCATGCGCAAGGCGGTGGAGATCGTGCGTATCGCAGTCGACAACAACATGAGCGCCCGTGCGCGCCTGGTCGAAGTGGTCTGCCGGCAGGAAAAGATCTACGAGGCCACGATCGGCACCACCGTTCCAAAGGACAAGATCTGTGCGCCGCAACTCGAAACTTACATTGCGGGCGTGCTGGGTCTGCCATCGGACCACATCAACCTGATCGTCACGACGGTGGAACAGTCCGAGGTGGATCTCCACTTTGGCGTGTATGAAAGAATGCTGGCCGAGAAACTGGGCACGGCGCCGCCGATTCAGTGACACGGGACGCCTCCAGAGTGCCGTGCGGCCGACATACTGGACGGTGGCATCCATGAATCTGAAGGTGTCCAATGTGCCTTGAAATTTTTAATCAGTGAAGCTAAGTTATATCCAGCTCAGGCAGTGTGCCCAATGATCCACTGATAGCACACTGCGTGTTTCGATTTGTTTGCCCGGCAGCATGGCAGGCGAACTGGAGCGCGCAAGCCCGTTCTCTTCCCTGCTGCCTACAAAGGAGAAGACGATGAGCAACCTTCATTCACGTCCGGACTCCCCTCTGTTCGAACGCCGGCACCGCACGACAGTCTTCGTTGCCGATGCTCTGCGGCCCTGCTGGGAACGCGCCGATCGCATGCTCCGTGCATGGGGCGATGCGATGCGAGCCGCCATCCGACGGGCGACGTTGTTTATGCGCGGCCGCTAGTGGTCGGGCAAGGCATGCGTCAAAATTTCACCACGCTGGCGGATACGCAGTTGCCGCATGCTCGCATAGCCGTCGGGCGAAAGCGGCTTGAACCACTTGATGGCGGGTGATCCGATGAAGCCGGTAAAAACCGAACAGCGCAACGGATACGACATTCGTATCAGAACGCTCCCCGTGCACGACATGCGCAATGCGCCCGGCGCGGCGGCCCCTATGGCAGTGGGCCATGCGGCGTTCGTGCAGATAGCCCGCGATGGTGAAATCTACGTGGACTGGCATCTGCCGCGGAATTACAAAGGCAGCGCCAGCCGCGACGAGGCCGAAGCGCAGGCGCTGGACTACGCAGTCAGGCTGGTGGAGCGTCGCCCGTTTGACGGGCCCGTCCCGAAGTTTCCGGAGGTGGTCCGGGCGGCCAGGCAAGGTGAGTAGAGGTGCGCAGCTGCAAAGGAGGTCACGATGGAACTTCACCTGAGGCGACGCGATAGTCGGCACCCGCCCTGACGACAGCGCCGCGGCAGCGCGGAAACATGGGCTATGCGGACGTGCAGTCCAAGAAAGGCAACAGCGATGGTTGGACTCGATCACGGGCATCCGGCCGACCGGAGCAGGCTGATCAAGCGATTGATGCCGGGTTCAGTGATGAAGAAAGGGTAGGTAACGGTATTCTGCCCACGGGCATGCCGGCAGGGCGCGCGCCTCCGCCTGACTCCCGTGGAAAAAGGCGATGGTATGAGGTTCTTTGCCATGAACAGACGGTCATTCGCAGTACTCGCGGCGCTAGCAACGATCGCGAGCTCAGGCTTTGAGGGCGCGTCGGCGGCCAGCCAACCGCTGCTGACACTTCCACTGGAGCGCGATATCTGGCTCACGGGGACGATCCAGCGCGGCAACGGCACACTTGCGCAAGGGGACTATACGACCATCATGCTGGACCGGACGTCGACGTCGCCCTGCGACGACAGGGCAGTGACCAACATCCTGCTCGGCGAAAGGGGCACGCCGGCGCCTACGCTGCTGCTGCCGTATCTGAACCAGCGGGTCGCCGTCCGGGGCCGCGTCATCTGTCCCGGCTCGGGTATCCAGTTTGCACCGCAACCCGACGACGTGTTTCCGGTCTGGTGAGGCGCGAGTCGTTCCCGCATCGGGCAAGGGATGAATGCACGACCGAAGTAGGGGAAGCGCATGGCGAAGAACTTCCGATGTGGGAAAACGTGAACACCTGCGCTGTCTGCCGGAGACTGGCCGGCCAGTCTTGCGAGACAGCGACGGATGATGTCGGCGGCGCCGTCTGTCCGACACCTCGCGATGTGGCTCGTGGACGTGCGTGCTGAGAGCAGGCAGGGGCGAAGTCGCGGCTTCAGCGAAAGTGAGCATGTCCGGTTTTCCTGCGAGACTGCAGCGGAGAATGTGATGAACAACGACCTGAAAAAGTGGAATCCATTCAAGTTCCTGCGTGGAGCGGGTCGCCAGTCCGACATCGGCAGCGCTGAAGGCCCGTTGGCTAGCGACCAGTGGCGCATGCCGTTGCGTGCAGTTGAAGAGTTCTTGCACGATCCGTTTGCTGGGTGTGGTGTGGTCGAACGATGGTTTGGCGACTTCAGTTCATCGCGCTTCCGGCCGCGCATCGACGTGGTAGATGAGGGGCCGGTGCTGCGTGTAACCGCCGAGCTGCCAGGAATGGAGCGGGAGGATTTGAACGTTACTGTGGAGGACGGAGCGCTCGTATTACGGGGCAAGAAAACGCAGGACGTGCGCAGCGGGGAGAACGGCTGTTATCGGCTTGAACGCGACCATGGAAGCTTCGTACGCACCATCCCGATGCCAGACGACACCGACCCCGACCGCGCCCTGGCGAAGTTCGACAACGGCGTGCTTACGTTGACCGTACCGAAATTGGATGCGTTGCGAACCACGGGTCGCAGGATTGATATCTGCTAGACGCTGCAAGGGCCGCCGGCAGCGGATAGGCATTGGGTAGCCCGGGTCGTTAGCTCAGCTGGTAGAGCAGCGGACTTTTAATCCGTTGGTCACTGGTTCGAATCCAGTACGGCCTACCACGCCCAGCGCCGGAGGTGAAGGAATAGGCAGATGTTGAATAGTTGCAATACGGGCGATGCGGTGCCCACTACGCCCCATGCGCGCGGTGAGCGGAGCCGGCGCGTTACTGGTGGCCGCAGAGACCGTCGCGATTACTGCGGCGGACCGGGCTGCGATGAAATGCTCGGACCACGTGCGCCGTTGCGCTACTCGATTTGTCCTTGAGTGATATAACGAAATGACCGTTCCACTCAAATATCTGCCCTTCCGACCTCGACGGCGCGACCGTCTGAACGGGTCGACTTCGGTCTGCCATCGTCCAGACACAACGGGACTGCCGTGATAAAGGCATTTGCTAACTTAGCAAAAAGTGATGGGAATTGGCCGCCAGTGCGCTCGCGTCAGTTAGCACCGTCGACAGCGGTAGGGCGGCCCATGACTCTCTTGAAGCCTTCGGTCAGGTAAGCCGCGGATCGCCCGGCGGCTCAACACCTTATTCAGATGCGGATGTCAAGAGGCCATCCCCACTGCGAATTCACGGTATGTGTGCAGCGGGCGGCCCAGGATCTCCGTGAGACGCGTGACATCGCCGGCCTCGGGGACCATGCCGTCGCTGACATAACGCTCGGCCATCAGGCGCATCTCATACGCCATCCAGTTGGGCAGGAAGGTCGCCAGGTTCTGCTCGAAGCCTGATGGATCGTCGCCGCCGTAGATGATGGGACGGCCCAGGACCTCGGACCAGATCGCGGCCAGCCCCGATCCCGTCAGCGTGTCAGGGCCGACGAGGTTGATGGTGTGGTTTGGCAGATTGGCCGCCGCCTCATTGCGGCGGATCAGTTCGATCGCCGCGACTTCCGCAATGTCGCGCACGTCGACCATCGCCACCCCCTTGCTGCCGATCGGCATCGGGTAGACGCCATGGTTGACAATCACATCCTTGACCATGAGTTCATTGTCCATGAAGTACGCAGGCCGCAGGATCGTGGCGCTGAAGCCCATCTCTCCGATC
It encodes the following:
- a CDS encoding Hsp20/alpha crystallin family protein: MNDTTEVTRRDLSAPARRDGEQSTRRMTITPAVDIFEDGQGVTLWADLPGVTRDKLDVRVHDGSLSIEAEAVVPTPANLRLQHAEVREPRFARTFTLVPDFDTSKIEASLQDGVLKLTIPRREDARPRRIEVKTG
- a CDS encoding co-chaperone GroES, with the protein product MQIRPLYDRVIVKRIETQRTTASGIVIPDSAAEKPEQGEVVAVGSGRLLQDGTLRALQLKVGDQVLFGKYAGQTVKVDGEELLVMREEDVMGVLEADTVARKAA
- a CDS encoding diguanylate cyclase; amino-acid sequence: MDLFATLHDQIKSVRLPLFAVTVTVAARVNTPLVAILHWHGFRRATPLVLPGVDIPPRPVPGSALQLDTSWRSFETVDAILLDAAWQFGAWDLERVERRGCDVIGASASEALACRQAFGDYGEDVARGPQLLADDTDRFELMRLAARKGYLRWLFRPIKGGLWSALEEPDDTLEADGGRRPPCPVPAAPRRGDGHGRTVYRLGAVNHIILSR
- the groL gene encoding chaperonin GroEL (60 kDa chaperone family; promotes refolding of misfolded polypeptides especially under stressful conditions; forms two stacked rings of heptamers to form a barrel-shaped 14mer; ends can be capped by GroES; misfolded proteins enter the barrel where they are refolded when GroES binds) — its product is MSAKDVRFHDSARTRIVKGVNVLADAVKVTLGPKGRNVLLERSFGAPTITKDGVSVAKEIELKDRFENMGAQIVKQVASKTADVAGDGTTTATVLAQAIVQEGMKHVAAGLNPMDLKRGIDKAVSAVLDELRKQSKKISTNREIAQVGSISANSDEAIGKIIADAMEKVGKEGVITVEDGKSLENELDVVEGMQFDRGYISPYFINDPDRQAAYLDDALILLHDKKISNIRDLLPVLEATSKAGKPLLIVAEDIDGEALATLVVNAMRGILKVAAVKAPGFGDRRKAILEDIAILTGGAVISEETGKQLEKATLEDLGRAKRVEVRKDDTIIIDGAGDAKRIEARVKSIRVQIDEATSDYDRERLQERVAKLAGGVAVIKVGAATEVEMKEKKDRVDDALHATRAAVEEGIVPGGGVALLRARAAVSSLQGANSDQDAGIQIVLRALEAPLRVIASNAGDEPSVVIAKVLEGKGNFGYNAATGEYGDLVEAGVVDPTKVARTALQNAASIAGLILTTDATVADAPKDEKPAPAAPELEY
- a CDS encoding Hsp20/alpha crystallin family protein; this translates as MSDLNSGTDLFSEFDRLQRQMAGLFNTFPSSLRASRFGTFPAINIGATDDSIEIVAFAPGVDAAGLDVSIDKGVLSISGERKPSRQDLSDDTRVYAQERFTGAFRRVIELPQTADPDKVQARYENGCLMITVGKRESSKPRAISVR
- a CDS encoding SDR family oxidoreductase — translated: MTILVTGANGRIGRQVVNQLVNRGADMRVLVRDPAKATFPAGVSVAQGDMLDIDSLRNAFAGVRTLFLLNAVAADEYTKALIALNVARESGIQRVVYLSVMHAERFVNVPHFSVKSGAERMIGEMGFSATILRPAYFMDNELMVKDVIVNHGVYPMPIGSKGVAMVDVRDIAEVAAIELIRRNEAAANLPNHTINLVGPDTLTGSGLAAIWSEVLGRPIIYGGDDPSGFEQNLATFLPNWMAYEMRLMAERYVSDGMVPEAGDVTRLTEILGRPLHTYREFAVGMAS
- a CDS encoding Hsp20/alpha crystallin family protein, producing the protein MNNDLKKWNPFKFLRGAGRQSDIGSAEGPLASDQWRMPLRAVEEFLHDPFAGCGVVERWFGDFSSSRFRPRIDVVDEGPVLRVTAELPGMEREDLNVTVEDGALVLRGKKTQDVRSGENGCYRLERDHGSFVRTIPMPDDTDPDRALAKFDNGVLTLTVPKLDALRTTGRRIDIC